A region of the Bremerella alba genome:
CCAACCGAGCCCTCCACAGCACTACGCTAAAACGTTTTCGCGATAGGCTCGGCCCGCCGGTTTCAGAGGGCGATTGAAACAGAATACCCTCTTTTTAATTCATCGAATGATCTAAACCGCGTAGGGAGAAGTCGCCAGGTAAACCAGCAGATACAACACGCCACCGACAATCGTCATTAACACGAAGTTTGCGGCGAGCCCTCCTACGACATGCGGCAACAGGGTGCGGAAGCTCTGTGACCAGAACATCCCGTAGATGGTGAACAAGATCCCGCCGATTAGGCACAAGAAGACGCCCATCAGCAATAAAAAATTGAGCGAGGTCGAGACGACGAAGATCGCCGTCAGCAGCATCGCCCCGAAAAGCCCGAGGCCGATCAGCGGCAGTAGCCACCCCAGCCGAACAAGATGCACGACACTTTCCAGCGGCACGCTCGGATCGCTTGCCGCGGTGGGGGACTCGAACGGGTTGTCTTGATCGATTCGTTCCATGGGCAATTTCTACCAGATCAAGGGGACACTTCCCATGCGAGAATAGGCGTCCCGGGTAGTCGTATACGCTCATTCCGGCCAAAATAAGGGCGAAGCATAACCACTTGGCCCCTGAAATTAGATTCACGGAAACTCTGGCATGGATACCTTCGACGCCATCTACGGCCGCCGGTCGATCAAGCATTATCACCCTGAACACGAACTGACCGATGACGAGATCACCAAGCTGATGGAAGCGGCGATCCAGTCGCCAACTTCGTTCAATATCCAGCATTGGCGTTTCGTGCTTGTTCGCGATAAGGAAACACGCCAACAGCTTAAAGCGGCTGCCTACAACCAGGCCCAGGTCTCGGATGCGTCCCTGCTGATCGTGCTAACTGCCGATATGCATGCCTATAAGAAGGAGCCGGAACGTTACTGGAAGGATTCGCCGCCGGAAGTGGGTCAGAAGTTGGTGGGCATGCTGGTCGGCTTGTACGACAACAAGCCGCAATTGCAGCGGGACGAAGCGATGCGATCGATGGGCATTGCCGCTCAGACCATCATGTTGGCCGCCAAGAGCATGGGCTACGACACCGGGGCTTTGGTCGGCTACGACCCGAACAAGGTCGCCGAGATCATCAACTTGCCCGAAGACCACGTGCTGGGCATGATGATCGTCGTCGGCCAGGCCACGCAGAAGGCCTGGGGCAAACCGGGGCAGTTATCACAAGACGATGTAATCGTGCACGATAAATTCCCGAAAGAAGTTTAAGCATTCACCGGATAGCTTAGAAAGTAACGGTGCGATCTAAAATGAATTTCGGGGCCACCCCGAGTTGGTGGAAGCTCCGATCTACGAAGCACCTTTTTTCGGTCTTGGAATTTTGCCGCCGGCTCGGGTGCGGCGGCCGCGTTTACCACCTTTGCCCCCACTTCCACCTTCGACATCGCTCTTCTTTTTACCGACCGAATCTTCCATCTTCGAAATTCGATCGCGAATGGACGCGGCTCGCTCGAACTCGAGGTTCTCGGCTGCTTCCAGCATTTCAGTCTGCAGTTCGTTGATGAATTCCTGCGTGATAATCTCGGAGTCATCATTGCGGCCGACGGCTTCGTTCGCTTTACGATGTGCGTCCGCTTCTGACTCGATACCGCGGCGGATATTCTTCTTGATCGTCTCTGGCGTGATATTGTGCTCTTTGTTGTAGGCCTGTTGAATTTCACGACGTCGGGCCGTCTCGTCGATTGCACTTTGCATGGCCGCAGTCATTTTGTCCGCGTACATGATCACCTTGGCATTCACGTTACGAGCCGATCGCCCGACGGTTTGAATCAACGAGGTTTCGCTGCGCAGAAAGCCTTCCTTGTCGGCATCGAGAATGGCCACCAACGAAACTTCCGGCAGGTCGAGACCTTCCCTCAACAGGTTCACCCCGACCAAACAGTCGAACTTGCCTTCACGAAGATCACGCAGCAGTTCAACTCGCTCGAACGCGTCGAGTTCGCTATGCAACCACTTACACGGAACCCCTTTTTCGTTGAAGTAGTGCGAAAGATCTTCGGCGAGTCGCTTGGTCAATGTGGTCACTAGCGTTCGCTCGCCGGCGACAATGCGGGCCCGGATCTCTTCCAACAAGTGCGGTACCTGACCACGAGCCGGGCAGACTTCAATCACCGGATCGAGCAATCCGGTCGGGCGAATGATTTGCTCGACCACTTCGCCGGTTGTCTTTTCCAACTCGTACTTGGATGGGGTCGCTGAGACGAAAACCGTTTGGTTCAGGATGCTTTCCCATTCCTCGAACTTCATCGGCCGGTTATCCATCGCGCTGGGCAGGCGAAAACCGTGCTCGACCAAATTCATCTTGCGGCTGCGATCGCCATGATACATGGCCGAGATCTGCGACACCGTCACGTGCGATTCGTCGACAAACAACAGGAAGTCATCCGGAAAGAAGTCGTATAGCGTGCTCGGCGGAGCCCCCCTGGGACGCCCCGACAATGGCTGGCTATAGTTTTCGATCCCCGGGCAGAAGCCCACTTCCTGCATCATCTCCAGGTCGAACCGAGTTCGCGCGTTAAGCCGCTGGGCTTCGAGCAACTTGCCGGCCTGCTTCAGCTCTTCCAGGCGGCCGTTGAGTTCTGCGCGGATATTCGCCACGGCCTTTTCGATACGTTCTTCTGGCATCACAAAGTGCTTTGCCGGATAGATGAACAGTTGATCTTGCTGGCTGATGATTTCGCCAGTGGTGGGGTTAATGATCGCCAACTGCTCGACTTCGTCTCCCCACAATTCAATGCGGTAGGCGAACTCTTCGTACGAAGGCCAGATCTCCAGGCAATCGCCTCGAACACGGAACTTCGATCGTTCGAAGCCGACGTCGTTCCGTTCGTAAAGGATGTCGACCAGGCGGGAAAGGATGTCATCGCGATCGACCATCTGCCCCTTACGAATGCTGACCATCATCTTCTTGTAGTCGTCGGGCGAACCCAAGCCGTAGATGCTGGACACGCTCGCCACGATGATGACGTCGCGGCGACTGACCAGAGCACTGGTCGAAGCGAGACGCAGACGATCGATCTCATCGTTGATCGAAGCATCTTTCTCGATGTAGATATCGCGCTGCGGAATGTACGCTTCCGGCTGGTAATAGTCGTAGTAGCTGACGAAGTAATGAACCGCGTTGTTGGGAAAGAAGTCTTTGAATTCCGAGTAGAGCTGGGCGGCCAGGGTTTTGTTGTGTGAGATCACCAGCGCTGGACGCTGCATGTTTTGGATGACGTTCGCCATGGTGAACGTCTTGCCGGAGCCCGTCACCCCGAGCAGACATTGGTGCTTCTTGCCAGCCAGGATACCCTCGGTCAGGGACTTAATCGCGGCAGGCTGATCTCCGGCGGGCTTAAACTCGGATGCTAGCTGGAATTCCACTCCGTCTCCCTTTCCTCTTCTCGACTGGCCTCGGCAACCGCCGGCAGATTGCTAGGCAAACATGCTGGCGGAAATGCGCTACCCCGAATCGATCTATTCTAACGACTCTGCTGCAGACTTGGGGGGACTACTCCCCCATGCTTCCTAAAGATGCCAGCAACTCGCCCATTTCTCCGGCGGCATGGGCATCGCCTTGCTGGCGAGCAATCTCGATCCCTTCGCGGAGAACCGTTCGCGAATCCTCTATCTCACCCATCTCCGCTAACATCTGGCCACACATAAACCATGCCGCCACATAGGGGGGAGCACCGCGCATCAGCTTCTCGAACTCGGCTCGGGCTTGGTCGTGGCTGCCTTCTTTACGCAATTCCATGGCCAGACCATAGAGCAGGAAGGTGTCGCTGGGGTCGTTTTCTAACAAGCTGAGGATCTGTTGTTTGCGTGAATTCGTCACGAAGTTGTTGCTCTCATTAGGATTACGTCGAACAGGAACATTCCGAACAGGATACCTAAACCATCCATTCTCCGAAATCCGAACAATTCTTTAAACCACTAATATTGGAATGACCGATACCCAGATAGGAATCCAAATATTGTTTCGATGGGTGACAGGAAATTCAATGATGCATCGTAGCGCAATTCTGGGAACCGCGGGACTCATCCTGCTCGCCGCCCTCGGCCACATGGTCATTTCGGGACTGATGCCTCAACAGGAAGTTTCGGCCGAGACGAAGAAATCGGTTGTTCACGAGTTTTCGACTCCTGCGCCCAGCCGCTTTACTGCGCCGGAAAGCTCTGTGCCGTTGCAGCCCATGCCGGCTCGGATTAGTTCTCAGCCCATGTCGTCGATCGATACCGGTATGCGACTGACTTCAGGTGAAGAGTCGACACAGCCGTCCAGCCGTCGTCGAGTAACCACCTCGCAATTGGAAGCGCCGACCGAAGTCGAACCGGCCCCGGCCGCGAATGCACCGGCGGGTCTGCCGTCTTCGCTCGACGAAGCGCTGAGCCGTTTCCGTGACAATCCGGTTTCGATTGGCAGCGAGCCCGAGCAAACCAAATCAGCCCCTGAGCTGGAAGCACCGGCAGACAAACAGCCACCAGCATCGCCGATGCCCAAGCCTGCGGCCCCAACCCAGGCGAACCCCTATCGCTTCCAACCTAGCTCAGCCGCGAACGAAGCCCCAGCGGCCAATGGAGCCGCATCGATCGGCGCGACGCCTTCGGCAGTGAAGGAAGACCCCAAGCCTGAATTAAAGCCCGAGCCAAAACCTGAACCTAAACCGCAATCGACTTCACCGCAACCCACGGCCATTCCTCGGCAGACGCTTTCTACCGTCGAGACGCCTGCTCCGAAGCCTCAACCGGCGCCCACTTCCACAGCGTTGTTCACTGTCAACAGCCCGGTCGTAGTCGTCGATGCAGCAGGGCCCAAATCGCTGGTCATCGGCAAGCCGTCGACCTATCGCATTCATGCTCGCAACATGGGCGATGCCAGTGCTCGCCAAGTAACAATACAAATGATTCTACCCCAGGGCATTCAACTGCAAGACCTGCGTGGATCGCTTGGTTCCCCGCGTCAGGTGACGTCGCAAAGCGGCATGATGGCTGTTCAATGGGACATTCCCGTTCTGCCAGCTCATAGCGAAGGATCGCTCGACCTGGGATTGGTCGCTACGCAAACGCGTCCGTTTGAGCTGGGCATGGAAGTCGCCTACGCTCCGTTAAGTGCGAAATCGTCGATCTCAGTGCTTGAGCCGAAGCTCGACATGGTGATCGATGGCCCGCAGGACATTTTGTTTGGCGACTCGCAGATCTTCAAAGTCATTGCTAAGAATACCGGGACCGGCCCAGCCGAGAACGTTTCGATTACGATCATGCCGATCAAGAAGGGGCAAAACCCGACGGTCATCGATTCGATCGGAACGATTGCCCCCGGCGATCAGAAAGTCATCGAATTGGAGCTGACCGCCAAGCAGGCTGGTACGCTTGCCTTGCGAGCGGAAACGTCTGCTGACAACGGATTAAGTGCCGCTGCTGCCCACGACGTTTTGGTGCGTCGCGCCGAACTGGCCGTCAATGCCCAAGGGCCTGGGATCAAGTACGCCGCGACGACGGCCTCTTACACGGTTGTCGTTGTGAACTCCGGAAACGCTCCGGCGAGCAGCATCCTAGTCGAAGCTCAGCTTCCGACGGGGTCAAAGTTCGTATCGGCTTCGCACGGTGGTACGCTCGACGAAGCATCTGGCCGCGTGACCTGGAACTTGCCGAAGTTGGAAGCCGGCACCCAACAGCCACTGCAGGTTGTTAGCACGTTAATGGTCGAAGGAAACAACATCTTGCAGGTCAGTGCCAACGCCGATCAGGGGCTCTCCAGCCGCCACGAAATGATCACTCGCGTGGAATCGGTCGCCGACTTGAAACTGCTGGTAAACGATCCGACCGGTCCAATTCCGGTGGGTCAGGAAGTCGAATATGAGTTCAGCTTGAACAACCGCGGCACGAAGGAAGCCCGAGGCGTGAAGGTCACCGTCAGCTTCGGCAGCGGTATTGAGCCTGTTTCCGTCGAAGGTGGCAAAGGGACGATCCAGGGCGATGTGGTTCAACTAAACACGATTCCGGCCGTCAACGCTGGGCAAGAGATCGTTGTCAAAGTGAAAGCCCGCGGACGTAGCGAAGGGAATCACACCTACCGGGCCGAAGTTCGCTGCGACGATCCAACGACCCGCCTGGCAATTGAAGAGTCGACTCACTTCTATGGGGCGGCCATTCAAACAGCTTCGCCTCAGATGCCAGCGACACGGTTCCAACAGCAGCCACCTGCCCAGGCACCCACTGGCAATGCTCCGGCACCGCTGAGCCCAACCCCATTCAGCCGCTATCAGTAAGCGGCACTAAGGGGCATGACGGCTGATTAGGGGGCGAAGATCGTATCGAAAGATCGCCTCCTTTTCGGGAACCGACATCAGCAACGCATCTTGCCACAGTGCCAGCCCGAAGACGCTGTTGCTGCGACACGAGATCACTTCCAGCAGCTTGCCGCTGTCCGTATCGATCACCGCGACTTCCCCTCGGTCCCACAGGCTGACATACAGCCAGTTTCGGCGATCGATCGCGATATGGCCAAGTCGACCAAGCTCTTCCGGGTTTTGAACGTCTAGCAGTAGATTTAGAAAGTACGCGGCAATCTTTTC
Encoded here:
- a CDS encoding nitroreductase family protein; the encoded protein is MDTFDAIYGRRSIKHYHPEHELTDDEITKLMEAAIQSPTSFNIQHWRFVLVRDKETRQQLKAAAYNQAQVSDASLLIVLTADMHAYKKEPERYWKDSPPEVGQKLVGMLVGLYDNKPQLQRDEAMRSMGIAAQTIMLAAKSMGYDTGALVGYDPNKVAEIINLPEDHVLGMMIVVGQATQKAWGKPGQLSQDDVIVHDKFPKEV
- the uvrB gene encoding excinuclease ABC subunit UvrB; translation: MEFQLASEFKPAGDQPAAIKSLTEGILAGKKHQCLLGVTGSGKTFTMANVIQNMQRPALVISHNKTLAAQLYSEFKDFFPNNAVHYFVSYYDYYQPEAYIPQRDIYIEKDASINDEIDRLRLASTSALVSRRDVIIVASVSSIYGLGSPDDYKKMMVSIRKGQMVDRDDILSRLVDILYERNDVGFERSKFRVRGDCLEIWPSYEEFAYRIELWGDEVEQLAIINPTTGEIISQQDQLFIYPAKHFVMPEERIEKAVANIRAELNGRLEELKQAGKLLEAQRLNARTRFDLEMMQEVGFCPGIENYSQPLSGRPRGAPPSTLYDFFPDDFLLFVDESHVTVSQISAMYHGDRSRKMNLVEHGFRLPSAMDNRPMKFEEWESILNQTVFVSATPSKYELEKTTGEVVEQIIRPTGLLDPVIEVCPARGQVPHLLEEIRARIVAGERTLVTTLTKRLAEDLSHYFNEKGVPCKWLHSELDAFERVELLRDLREGKFDCLVGVNLLREGLDLPEVSLVAILDADKEGFLRSETSLIQTVGRSARNVNAKVIMYADKMTAAMQSAIDETARRREIQQAYNKEHNITPETIKKNIRRGIESEADAHRKANEAVGRNDDSEIITQEFINELQTEMLEAAENLEFERAASIRDRISKMEDSVGKKKSDVEGGSGGKGGKRGRRTRAGGKIPRPKKGAS
- a CDS encoding tetratricopeptide repeat protein, encoding MTNSRKQQILSLLENDPSDTFLLYGLAMELRKEGSHDQARAEFEKLMRGAPPYVAAWFMCGQMLAEMGEIEDSRTVLREGIEIARQQGDAHAAGEMGELLASLGSMGE
- a CDS encoding DUF11 domain-containing protein, encoding MMHRSAILGTAGLILLAALGHMVISGLMPQQEVSAETKKSVVHEFSTPAPSRFTAPESSVPLQPMPARISSQPMSSIDTGMRLTSGEESTQPSSRRRVTTSQLEAPTEVEPAPAANAPAGLPSSLDEALSRFRDNPVSIGSEPEQTKSAPELEAPADKQPPASPMPKPAAPTQANPYRFQPSSAANEAPAANGAASIGATPSAVKEDPKPELKPEPKPEPKPQSTSPQPTAIPRQTLSTVETPAPKPQPAPTSTALFTVNSPVVVVDAAGPKSLVIGKPSTYRIHARNMGDASARQVTIQMILPQGIQLQDLRGSLGSPRQVTSQSGMMAVQWDIPVLPAHSEGSLDLGLVATQTRPFELGMEVAYAPLSAKSSISVLEPKLDMVIDGPQDILFGDSQIFKVIAKNTGTGPAENVSITIMPIKKGQNPTVIDSIGTIAPGDQKVIELELTAKQAGTLALRAETSADNGLSAAAAHDVLVRRAELAVNAQGPGIKYAATTASYTVVVVNSGNAPASSILVEAQLPTGSKFVSASHGGTLDEASGRVTWNLPKLEAGTQQPLQVVSTLMVEGNNILQVSANADQGLSSRHEMITRVESVADLKLLVNDPTGPIPVGQEVEYEFSLNNRGTKEARGVKVTVSFGSGIEPVSVEGGKGTIQGDVVQLNTIPAVNAGQEIVVKVKARGRSEGNHTYRAEVRCDDPTTRLAIEESTHFYGAAIQTASPQMPATRFQQQPPAQAPTGNAPAPLSPTPFSRYQ